Below is a genomic region from Rosa chinensis cultivar Old Blush chromosome 5, RchiOBHm-V2, whole genome shotgun sequence.
aatggttttctttttctagcaCTTACTATTATTTGAGCTCAATTCCTGACACTAAACTAGACACTTTCATGGAATGCATGATTCCGGATTCTCCAAATCCGATTGAAGTACTGAACCTTCCGGAGTCCATTTTGCTTTGATTTCAAGTACGTAAACATAGCATTAAACTGCCATTAGTCACTTACCATAAAAATATCAAACCAATGTGGATTAAGACATAAAATATTAAtatccaaaatcaaaattttcaaaaatcacTAGAGGGAGAGTCGGTAAGTCGGTTTGCAACTGACTCCATCACAGATCGGACTTTGATACCAAAATTAGTCTCCGGTGACCACCTTGCGGGGGTCGATAGCTACTCAAGGACTCGGGGTAGTCCAGAAAAcagattttttgttttcctttttatatttcaatcattttaagcaactaaacaagaCGAAGGATTTGGCAAATCTTAATTTATCAGCTTACTGATTACTTCACTTACACAAGTTGGTAAATGCCAACATGACATACACACATTAACCTTATACATAGCTAGTTGACAAGTTGGAGTAATTAAGTCAGTATAACATTTTTGAAGTTGCTTATTTGTACCCATCCCCGATTTGTTTGTTTCATACTTTTCATGTATCCTTATTAGGAGGTCTAATGAGAACTACAAAAATGAAGACTAGTTAAAGACTTTTTAATCAACGGTTTGGGAAACTCACTTTTTTATTACATTATAACAAATTAATCGttagatatatatgtatgtatgagtAAATGACTTATGAAATTTTTTTCTAAATTgttaatcgttaaggtatcaaattagatcaaatcaatggacgaactaaatctgtcaaacatgaactgTTCATATTCGTAACTGATAAATCAagattatgaatgtcttaacgattgaaaaattgcataaatgatcttcaaataaatatctaaacatctaatagTTGATTTACgaaaatgtaatcgaaaagtaaGTCTCATAAAAAAGTACTTAACTAGTATTCATTTTAGTAATTCTTAAAActccactaaaaaaaaaaaaaaaaaaaaaacaaggcaaaACAAAGAAATTGCGATCGAGAAttttcaaattcaaacaaatagGGGCACTCTACTGGTCAGCGTTTCAAATCAGAAAAGTCCGACACATCTATGAACGGATTGGTCTGTTAATTGAGTTATTAATTCTATAGACACAACGTGGCGCTATATAATTGGTTTGTCTCATTTTCCAAGCCTCCATATAACGACTTTTACCCACCCAAGTCTTCCCCACACTGTTCAGAACAGAAGACTCTCCCTgatcctctctctctgtttaGGATCAACAATGGCGGGAATGAAACAAAGCATAGTGTTATACCCAGCATCACCTGGATCGCACCACATGGTTTCCATAGTCGAACTAGGAAAACTCATCTCCCAACGCCACCCCAACTTGTCCATAACAGTCTTGCTCGACACATCTTCCCCTCTCGCCAAATCCTCATACATCAACCATCTTCTCTCTTCTAACTCTGATCCCGATCAAGCCCGCATCTCCTTCTTCACTCTCCCCGCACTCAACCTCCCCCAACCCGACGCCCAAACCAGACCCGAACGCGTACACCAACTCAGGCTTCAAACTGTCCCCAGTGTCCTCCAAGCCCTCAAGACCATCTCTCTCACTTCCAAAGTCCTCGCCTTTATCACGTCACTATGGCATCACCCTTACGACCCTGAAATCCCAACTTACTATTACTTCACCTCCTGCGCCTCTGTTCTTGCTCTGTTTCTGTACTTCCCCACTGTCCATGATCAAACGCCGGAGAGCTTCAAGGACCGAAACGACGACGTTGTTGAGTATCCGGGATTGCCAGCGCTCCGAGGCTCCCAAATGCCGGATCCTATTCTCGACCGCAACGAGGCTGAATATGATTTCTTTCTCTATTTTGCTTCCTATCTTCCAAAAGCGAAGGGAATTATAACAAACACCTTCCAAGAACTTGAGCCTCGAGCAATCAAGGCCATAAAGGAAGGTGTTTGTGTTCCTAATCATCAAACCCCGCCGTTATATCACATCGGGCCGTTGATTTCCGACTCTGAAAATAGGTCGATCCAAGGCGGTTCGCCTATGCCAACTAACTGTTCCACGTTATGGCTGGATAAGCAGCCGAGCCGGAGTGTGGTGTTCTTGTGCTTTGGAAGCAGAGGTACGTTTTCTGAAGAGCAGTTTAAGGAATTGGCTATAGGCTTGGAGAGAAGCAAGTTGCGATTTTTGTGGGTTGTGAAGAGTCAACTGGATTTGGAGGTACTAATGCCACAAGGGTTCTTGGAGAGGACCAAAGATAGAGGTCTTGTAGTCACATCTTGGGCGCCACAGGTTGCTATTCTAAGTCATGAATCTGTGGGTGGGTTTGTGACTCACTGTGGGTGGAACTCAATCACTGAAGCAGTGACTTATGGAGTGCCTATGGTGGCTTGGCCTTTGTATGCTGAGCAGGAAGTGAACAGTGTGGTGTTGGTGGAGGAAATGAAGCTGGCAATACCGATATTTGAGGTGCCGTCGAAGTCAAAACAAGGGTCGGTGAGTGCAGATGAGGTGGAGAAGAAGGTATTGAGGTTGATGGACATGGAGTCGGACGAAGGGAAAAGTCTAAGAGAAAGGTGTCAAGCTGTCAAGGCAATGGGTTTGGCTGCTTGGAGAAATGGCGGCTCATCCTTCACTTCTTTTTCAGAGCTGGTAAGTTCTTGGATGCactgaagaaaacaaaaacatgtaCCATAGAAACCAATCTATATGTGTCTGTTACTCTGTTACTTCTTTTGTAAGACAATAATCACCAGATATCAAACCAGAAATGCTTGATGATTATTGTGGGTAAGATCTTGACATGTTTGAACCATGGATAATTTAGTCCTCTTATTTGAACCTGAGCTTAGAttgcctgaaaaaaaaaaaaaaaattcttagaaGTAAAAAGTGATTAGCTACTACTGTTTGAACACCGTTTAGTTTACTCAACGAGTCTATTTGCTTTAGTACTTGGTAGGAATGAGCTAATGTAATGAGAGTTGCTAGCTACCAGCCTTAGAATTATGAGCTACACAGAAAGTGGTATCAGGAaggagattatattaaataccaAAAAAGGAAGGAGATTATATTAGAAGTATCTACTATTCTCTTAGTCATGTGAAACTGTGAACATGCATGAAGCCAGAGAGTCAGAGTGCTCTCTGCAGATGCTTGAATTCAAGGTTATTTGCATCTATGACAATGAACTTTGAAACCTCTGTTACTATAACAACCCTGATTGCACTATAATATTGATTATTCCAGCTATTGTGTGGAATACATGTCTCCTATGATGTAGTTGCATCTGCTGTTTAGAGGTGGCTGTTGATATTTGGTGCTGATGCAGTGACAGTTTGTGGGGGCTGGTTGTTTTAGCTCCAATTGCCTTCTCAGTCGCTTTACCACCCTCTCTGCAATTTTAAGTAGTTTGTATAGGGAACGGCCAAGTAGTTTGCAATTTTAAGTAGCTGTTAGTTTGCATTACCCCCTCTTACTGTATTGTATCTTGCTTCAATCAAGAGCAACAGCTAAGGTACTGAACTACTGACAAATAAATTTCCTTTGTAGATGGAATTAACCACTCTAGGAGACCAACTGCAGACCCATTTGCACATAAGTAAACCTTGGTTTGTCACATTTATAGTTCATTTTGCCTCGTTGAAGGTGCATCGCATGCTATACCACAATAAAGGTTAGTAGCATGCCGCTCCCCTTTGTTCATTAGCTCTGTACCATTTTGGCTTTTGGGCAATTATAGAGACGAGATTCTTGCAtcctatgaaaaagaaaacggCATCTGAAATGTGAAAAAATAACCTGAGCCTAGCACGACCCTGTAAGGTTGCACTCCAAGTTTGAATGATAGATAACTGGTTGGTAGCTTCTTGTTAGTCAATCACACAGGTGATGCGTGCTGGAGGGAAAAGATGTACCCCAATTCATTAATAGCAAGGCTGTATAAAGCTCTTTACTTCCCAAATAGTGAATTTAGCACTGCTGAAATAGGGACTACTCTTTTTTTTGGCGGAGTATAGTGGAAGCTAGACAAGTTCTGGTACAAGGACTCCTATGGCATGTGGGTAATGGGTCTCAGATTGAAATTTGGAACCATAATTGGATTCCTGATGTGTATCCTAGGTGCCCGTCTTCACCTCCTCGCCGGGTTGCTCCTGTGTATGTGTCCGAGCTTACTTATCCAAGTACACGGAGTTGGGATATAAATCTTATCACCAGGTACTTCTCTCAGGCTGATATTGATCTTATTCTAAATATTCCCGAGTAGGACTGTAGTGGGAGATAGACAGATTTGGCATTTCCATAAAAAGGGAGTGTTCACTACAAATAGTGCGTACTATGTGGCAAAGGATCTTGCACTTGGGGTAGTTTTAGCGCCTCCATTAGCGATTGATCCTATAAACTTATAAAGGCAGTTTGGAAGGCTATATGGAACGTCAAGATACCCAGAAAAGTCACACTCAATGCTTGGAGGGCAGCAGCAAATATATTGCCTGCTAGAATGAGTCTTAGTTCTAAAGGTTATGTAGGGGAGACAGGATGTGTGCTATGTGACCATGATATGGAGAATAGTCTCCATGTGCTTGTCCAATGCCTATATGCACAGGAGGTGTGGAATAGAGTGGGGTTGCAGGGACTTGGGGGGATGGCTTCCAATTTTCAGGAATGGCTACTGGAGATGGTATCCAATTTAAACAAAGAACAATTAAATAAGGTCTTCATGCTATTATGGGGCATTTGGAGGAGCAGAAATACCAAGATATGGGAACAAAAGACAATATtggatgaattttttttcctggGCTTTTGAGCTCTCCATAACACCGGAAAACAAAAATGCAAACAAGTTATAGCATACTTTCCATCAGCATATAAGTTGAAATCGACATATGTTTAACGTGGGAAATTTCTGTGAAGAGTATAAGCACGCGATCAGCATGTTCAAAATGATGGCTATTGAATGGATGGAATACAAATTTGCCCGGTATCTTGATATCAATCATGACTTTGCTTAAGAATTTTACGTTCTTTAAAGAATAGCTCAcccaaaaatcataacaaatgtCCGACTCTTTAAGATTTGGAACATTAGCATCGATAAAAGTTCTGCAAATGCAATTTACATCACGAGAGCTCAGTTGGTCAAGTTGAGACTCATTTGCAGCCTTTTTACTTTAGGTGCAGAAATATTAAGATTGAAATCATTACGAAAATATAATCCAATATCTCAATCTATGATCAAATCTTCAAGTGCAGCGCAACAAGAAATCAGCTCCTCTATTGAGTTAGAGTATTGTTAGAATTAGGATAGTGAAGAGTAACATGGAGGATCTTGAGACAGGGGAAACCATTTGAGGTAGGGGCATTATTTGCGCTAACTTTTACACTATTAATTAATACAACCGGAACAAGCTAATTGCCTTGCACGTCTAGGGTACGACTTTTGTGCTGGTATTTAAGCTTTTAAGCTAACACCAACTATAATGGGTGAAAGGTTTACAAACAAAATCACACCACACTCACTCACACTTAAAGAAATGAAACAAGAATAACAAGGTAAAGGATGAGAGAAATTGGAAGACAAGCCTCTTATTGATAAACTCTTCAATGAgttaatgagttaatttgatgATTACACAACATACGACCTGTTTTCTTAGAATAATTACTAGGTTGTCCCAAGTTCCGGGACCACCTAATAATTTTCCCTTTCTTATATAGGAACTTCTAGACATAGCAGACAAAGCTTTTAATGCATTGTCTATGATTCACATTGACTTACTGCGCCATGCATATTAGAAAGCAATAAATATGCAGtgaaacttattcatactaaatTGCCTAGCTATATGTATAGCCTGCAATAGCTAAActgtaaaagaagaaaaacgtGATTGCCATCTAGCTAGATGGCCTCCAATCTAACAGTGGCatcattgatttgatttgcAATTTCAGCATTTTGTTCCCTCGACTTACTACTGTGTATTGTAAAACAATAGTGGTTGTTCATCGGATAGAGAACCTGTAGTACCACCATCTGTAAAAGGACCAATTGATGTAGAAACAACATCGCAATAAGCCTCTGTGGTTATTTCATCAGTTCCGACATCTCCTTCCTCTACCAAATTTTGTTGAACATGAACAGCGTCTTTGACTGCCAATTGAACGCCCTCCAGTTCCACTGCTACTTCTTTCATAGTAGGACGTTTCCTTCCATTCAAATTTAAGCATCTTTGCGCAAGGTTAGCAACTGCTATAATTTCTTCTTTGCTACCATCTTTCATAACTTGAGCGTCAAGAATATCAAACAAACGATTCTGCTCCatggaaagaagaaaatgagtTGCTAAGCTTCTACTTTCTTGCGATCTCATCATGGAAACTGGTTTTTGTCCAGTCAAGAGCTCAACAAGGACCACACCGAAGCTGTAAACATCACTCTTTTCTGTAAATTGGCTTGATTGAAAGTATTCTGGGTCCAAATAACCAAATGTTCCATGTACTAGTGTGGTGAGGTGTGTCTGGTCAATGGAAATGGATCTTGAAGTcccaaaatctgcaatttttgcTCTATACTTGGCATCCAAGAGTATGTTGGTGGACTTGATGTCCCGGTGGTAAATAGGAATAGAAGCTGCCGAGTGTAAATATGAAAGAGCTCTAGCAACTTCTGTAGACACTCGCAATCGCGTTCCCCATGTAAGAGGAAACTCCTCATCTTGGCCATTAATGTACTGAGAAAGTGTTCCGTTCGGTAGAAATTCATAGACCAAGAGGGGAATTTCGGTCTCCAAACAACAACCCAATAGTTTAACCACATTTCTGTGGTTAATTTGTGAAAGAATCACAATTTCATTAATGAATTGTTGAACTTCGCCTCCGTTAACTATTTTAGACTTTTTTACAGCAACAATTTGTCCATCCATCAACATTCCCTTGTAAACAGTACCTTGCCCTCCCTGGCCAAGAATTCTATCTATGCTAAACTTGTCCGTGGCTTTCTCCAGCTCCCTTGAATTGAACAACTTAATTTTTTGAACATTAGCTTGATCACCAGAAGATGATTGTTGCTCCAATACTAAACCACCATTTTGTTTAAAAAACTTCTCCTttcgttttttgtttttccttttctttatgacttGGACCAACCACCATGCAGCAATGGATAGAAATATTAGTCCAAGAGTACTGCCGCCAACTGAATACctcaataaagaagaaaagttaATTAACTTGACCAAGAAGCTGTATATTGCTTGCTCTTACAACTATACATatctgtatgtgtgtgtgtgtgtgtaattaaCGTACTAAACCAAGTGGAAGCAGTGCTCGATCAAAGCTTCTCTCTTTTCTTAGACTGATACGGATTCTCTTATCTATTCTCTTTTAACAACAAACACAAGGGAAACGTCTTCCTATATATTCTGTTTTTGTTACcctgcttttttttcttttaaagaaaagaaaagaaaaagcctGAGAAAGTCGGCTTAATTTGAACTTGGAACCAAAAGTAGCTGAAAGGTAAATTTATGTCCGAAACTACTATTTAATACAATTTTAAGTTAGAATATTAGGCAGAGAATATGGAAGAATACATACCCAATGAGACAAAACGCAGGAGAACGATCTTGAACCGTCTTTCGGAATCATCTTTGATGCAACTGATGCCGTTGTGTTTGTATCCTTTGTGACATAAACAAGAGTAACCTGAAGGTGAATTTAAGCACTCTCCATTCTGGCAGGGGTTTAGAGCCATGCACTCATTAATATCTGAATGGAAGATAGGAAAGGAAAAGCCATATATCACAAATCAATTAATTTGGTAAAATATATTGCAATGTTGAGCTAGCtttaatttccatatatattagCTGATCGCTTAAGTAtgtaaaactaaaaattaaagaTCACCTTGGCAACCGTCTGGATGGTAGGGGTTTCCTTCGTAACCAGGCAAGCACTGGCACAAGTAACCTACAGACCCATCGATAGGCCTGTTGACGCAGTTGCTATTAGCATTGCATGCGTAATCCAACCTTTTTTGAGCTGTCTCACAGGTATCTATTTCATTCCCAATTGCCCAATTAGCAACCATTGGAAGCAATGCACTGTAGTTCAGGTCTTCAAAACTCGAAGGGGAGAAATTGAACAGGCCTTCCTCTGCAATGAAGCCGTAGCTGCAGGGATTAAAGTTCCATATACGCGTATGATTTTTGAAGCTATTTAATTCCACCGTCAGATTGTACAGCCCGCTGGGGATGTTAATCTGGCAacacccaactccagagcaagATTTTTCCACACTGCCAAGACTGTTGCATATGGACATGCACCCAGTAATGAACTCTTCTTTCCCTCGGAAGGCGTTAACAATTGCGGAAGTGTCACATCCAACGGCGTAGAACTTGTTTTTGGTATTGGATATGGTGTATGGAGGTTGCAACAAGAGCTGAGGTTTTATGCTTCTGTCAGTTTGATAGCCGCCCTCTTCATCGTAACAAGCTCGCCCTACATCGTTCAATATTTGCAACTCACCTTCATCAAGGTAAATGTTAGTAACAATGAGATCACTGTACATCAAATATGCTGTTGGTGGTTGGGTGGTATGGCTGCAATTGATAAAGAATTCTTTTCTAAGTAAACAATCCGTCTTCATGCCAAATGGATATGGAATTGTGAGATTGCCGCACTTGTCTGAGCAGCCAGTCAGGGCTTGAGCAGGAGCTGCTGTTGTCGTAGTAGTAGTACTAGCCGCCGATAACAGGAGTAGCACTGCCACCACAGAGAGTCGCAACGCCATGATCTGATCGACGACCCCAAATCAAGCAGGGGAGGGCAGGAGCTCGGGTTTgttgtttctctttctttgaTGAATCCGATAAGTCCAGAGCTTTTACCGGTGGTGGTGTCTTCTTGTTGCAGaagagaggagaggaagaagagagagtagACTTCAGCTTTGTAAcaaaaaagaggagagagagaatagcaGCAAGGGTATAATTGAATTGGGAAAGAATGCATTAATAAATTTTTTCAATTCTGCTGCCACATAACAGATGGCATTCTGCAGTTCTGCTGTTTAGACTTACACGCACATGCGTGTGTATGTAGCATTCCCTGTGCTCGTTTAACAGGTACGTATTTCATGACATCCAACTCTGACATATCTTATTCGTGACCATGCTAACCAagaccaaggttttaaatatcggtatcttTGTATATATCgatactttgaaaaagggagatatcggaaatatcggggatacagGGTAACAAAATGTCGtttttgttgtagagaattggaaaattgtattgtattgtattcatctcaccataaggtttatatagggttacatcatgtatacaaaaggcaatacataatagctatactaatcaatcgcacattacaagtatgtcaatcacatacattacgagtctgtcaatcacacattacaagtatctcaatcgcatacattacgagtcggtcaatcgcatacattaagcaatacctattgcatgaatagtcattctcatttataacactcccccttggatattccacgTCAATAGTtttgcctctgctatgcgcttctaagttgcctcttcaaaaaccttgccaagtaataaaaatcttgtgggaaaaaacaacattggtcgaaggagaaaaagagcacgacgcgcgtgaatgtggagtagtcgacatccttcaacactcccccttatgccgctcaaactcggtgatgacgctttgatcgttgcctcactaaaaaccttgtcatgtaacaaaaaccctgtgggacaaaaataatcctggtcgaagagaaaaagagcataacatgtccttcactcttcgagatcgaacatgtagacaccatacctccccctgatgtcaaggtctccccctaatttctacaattatgggagttcggataactttcttaatctgatgctcttcacatgtttctcgaaggtggatttaggtaacgacttggtaaacaagtccgctcCATTATCCTCtaaacggatttgattcacttcaatatttagaagtgtttgttgttgctgattgtaaaagaacttaggcgatatatgcttggtgttgtcgcccttgatgaaacctaacttcatttgctcaatacaagctgcattatcttcataaatgcatgtaggttcatctgtggtagacttcaaaccacaagttccttgaatgtgtctaactacataccttagccatatgcattctcgcacgacttcatgtagagcgataatctttgcatgatttgaggaagtagcaacaagggtttgctttgtagacctctaagataccacagtgcttcctatggtaaagacataacccgtttgggagcgacctttgtgagagtaagagagataccctgcatcagcaaaactcatcaagacatcattgtcattttgatgaaagggaggaggagcacggaaggtggcgttttgccttgtgaagtctgatcccacacttccgttatttcttttctctctgtagggatagaacaagctcatatcaatcgtacctctcaagtatcgaaagattatctttatgccaatccaatggcagcGTGATGGagcagaactgtgtcgagctaacaagtttactgcgaatgagatgtctggtcatgtgcattgagctaagtacaataatgcgcctattgcattTAGATAGGGCAcatcagcctctaataagtcttcgtcctcaacccttggacgaaacagatctttttcaggctcaagactacgaccgatcatgggagtactcacaggctttgctttatcttcattaaagcatcttagtaatttttgagtatatgctgactgattgATCATAATTCCATCGCTATGgggctcgagttctagtccgaggcaaaaccgtgttttcccaagatctttcatctcaaatttggatttcaagtacttagcagtttcctttaactcatatagagttccaattaggttcatgtcatcgacataaactgctacaattgtaaatccgaaacttgtcctttttataaacacgcatgggcctatttcattgttctcatatcccttcccaatcaagtagtcacttagacggttataccacatccgtccagattgtttcaatccatatagtgagcgtctcaatcttattgaaaacgcacttcgtggtttagagccacttgacttgggtaattgaagtctatctggaaccttcatatatatctctgaatctagatccccaaagagatatgttgtaaccacatccataagctgcatgtcaagtttttcggaaactaccaaactgacaaggtagcggaacgttataacgtccattaccggagaatatgtctcctcgtagtcgattccagggcgttgtgagaaaccttgcgccacaaggcgggctttttatctaacaacctcatttttctcattatgctttctaacaaagacccatttatggccaatagGCTTTATActttgggggtgtcagcgttataggcccaaatatctgtctctttgttagtgaatccaattcaacctggatcgcatctttccatttaggccagtttGCTCTTCGTTGCTATTCTTCaatggagcgaggttcgatatcttcgtgttctataattccttgagcaatagaatatgcgaacacatcatcaaggataatagaatctcgattcaacgtctcatgtacattagtgtaattcatggagatctccctattccctggaattggttctaacattggagcgtcccccaatgatgtctcttagacacaaccataatccagaatatcttcatgagacgggctATTTAtttcgatgattaatggatctttctgtgccaaactcggtTTCTTTCTCGggagagaatccatcgaacctttgggccactcacgtttccttgctgggagcccgagCTGAGCCACATtaccatcactattagtggtggtggcgccatgcaCAATACCCCTagaggtggcgccatgtccatgattttttgGGACattaatccttgcaggcacgtttgcagcaggtatatgtgatcttgtcactttagcggtatcagaaaacgcattaggcatagagtctgctacgttctgaagatcgagaattcttcacacttcaatttcggactgtgtggttctgggatcaagatgagacaaagtggggacagaccacgacaattcctgttgttcctattgaacattattgttcctatctccccctaacgatgggaagactatctcatcaaagtgacaatccgcaaatttagCTGTAAATAGAttacctgtcaagggttctaagtagcggataatggctggagagtcatatccaacatagatGCCTAATCggctttgaggacccattttggtgctctgtggcggcgcaattggcacataaactgcacacccaaatatgcgtaagtgtgaaacatcgggctcatatccagtaaccatctgggacgcataAAAGGGTTGAGTGATAGTAGGCCTCAGACaaatgagcacagctgcatgcaatattgcatagccccaagcagaaacaaggagattggtgcgcataaccaatgctctagcgaccatttgaagtcgtttaatggcagcttctgcaagaccatttttggtgtgaacatgaggaacagtgagttcaacctcaatcccaatggacatgcaatagtcatcaaatatttttgatgtaaactatccagcattgtcaagatgAATTAACTtgatgggatgatcagggtggtgagcccttaatttaatgatttgtgctaggagtttagcaaatgcaacatttcttgtggacaatagcatgacatgtgaccatcgtgtcgatgcatcaaccaacaccataaaatatctaaatggtccgcaagttggttgaataggcccacaaatatcaccttggattctttgtaagaacggaatattttccttagtgtccttggcataggatggtctcgatcctaattttgctaaagagcaggctttgcaaaatgaaagaagggctttagaagcaaccagggaagtatccAGTTGAACCACAAAgttacaattgactttagaagtagaaaaaggaaccaaggaggtattggtggcatcaataccacttttgggccgcaagggGTAGGCGACGCTAGCCCTTCCTTGGACTGAATTTcagttctgacttcttttcgttttgaaaaatggatgtccgtgtgaagtcttctATAtgtggatcatcatatcatgacctgggtgtcccaaatggtcatgccaaagcctatatgtgtaagaatctcataagtcatctctcatgatatggttggattcaataattcgaatagtggttgcatacaacccactagagcggcacataagtttctctaatactagtttatgtccgtagtcattagaggtgatgcaaaggaactcttgtccattctcacaatgtgtttccacatgaaaaccattggctcttatatctttaaaactcaatatggtccttccagccctaagagcatatagagcttcggtgacattaatacttgtgccatttggcaacataaattgagctagtcatcgtagtcacagaagatcgactaggtgTCATctatagaaatagttgcctatgtcgcaatatagtatgtgtggtgccactatcaacaaggcattccaactctccaggaaacatactgaaaaataataaagttcagaattaaaacatgtccatgacatcgaataataatacgatactttattaataaagat
It encodes:
- the LOC112202849 gene encoding UDP-glycosyltransferase 88F3, with product MAGMKQSIVLYPASPGSHHMVSIVELGKLISQRHPNLSITVLLDTSSPLAKSSYINHLLSSNSDPDQARISFFTLPALNLPQPDAQTRPERVHQLRLQTVPSVLQALKTISLTSKVLAFITSLWHHPYDPEIPTYYYFTSCASVLALFLYFPTVHDQTPESFKDRNDDVVEYPGLPALRGSQMPDPILDRNEAEYDFFLYFASYLPKAKGIITNTFQELEPRAIKAIKEGVCVPNHQTPPLYHIGPLISDSENRSIQGGSPMPTNCSTLWLDKQPSRSVVFLCFGSRGTFSEEQFKELAIGLERSKLRFLWVVKSQLDLEVLMPQGFLERTKDRGLVVTSWAPQVAILSHESVGGFVTHCGWNSITEAVTYGVPMVAWPLYAEQEVNSVVLVEEMKLAIPIFEVPSKSKQGSVSADEVEKKVLRLMDMESDEGKSLRERCQAVKAMGLAAWRNGGSSFTSFSELVSSWMH
- the LOC112166633 gene encoding wall-associated receptor kinase-like 22, producing MALNPCQNGECLNSPSGYSCLCHKGYKHNGISCIKDDSERRFKIVLLRFVSLVGGSTLGLIFLSIAAWWLVQVIKKRKNKKRKEKFFKQNGGLVLEQQSSSGDQANVQKIKLFNSRELEKATDKFSIDRILGQGGQGTVYKGMLMDGQIVAVKKSKIVNGGEVQQFINEIVILSQINHRNVVKLLGCCLETEIPLLVYEFLPNGTLSQYINGQDEEFPLTWGTRLRVSTEVARALSYLHSAASIPIYHRDIKSTNILLDAKYRAKIADFGTSRSISIDQTHLTTLVHGTFGYLDPEYFQSSQFTEKSDVYSFGVVLVELLTGQKPVSMMRSQESRSLATHFLLSMEQNRLFDILDAQVMKDGSKEEIIAVANLAQRCLNLNGRKRPTMKEVAVELEGVQLAVKDAVHVQQNLVEEGDVGTDEITTEAYCDVVSTSIGPFTDGGTTGSLSDEQPLLFYNTQ
- the LOC121049210 gene encoding wall-associated receptor kinase 2-like, which translates into the protein MALRLSVVAVLLLLSAASTTTTTTAAPAQALTGCSDKCGNLTIPYPFGMKTDCLLRKEFFINCSHTTQPPTAYLMYSDLIVTNIYLDEGELQILNDVGRACYDEEGGYQTDRSIKPQLLLQPPYTISNTKNKFYAVGCDTSAIVNAFRGKEEFITGCMSICNSLGSVEKSCSGVGCCQINIPSGLYNLTVELNSFKNHTRIWNFNPCSYGFIAEEGLFNFSPSSFEDLNYSALLPMVANWAIGNEIDTCETAQKRLDYACNANSNCVNRPIDGSVGYLCQCLPGYEGNPYHPDGCQGDL